A window of Bombina bombina isolate aBomBom1 chromosome 5, aBomBom1.pri, whole genome shotgun sequence genomic DNA:
atattgtgtctaattaaataaaatcagttccccctcagtaattcctctggtatataacatgtacaatgctaagcatctattgctataagaaaaggtttatccacatgatgtgcacaataaatatatctcccagatgtcaatcatttgagactgatgttcttgtttatataattctctaacactctattcatgtaattatttcctcccctatgaaaaaaaaacgtacaactcctaacactgatatattaataaaCAACATTGGGGTGCTTTAGTGGTGAAtagttgtgtaaactggtcagtatgaggacagatctgtatattcctgtgtggtgtttgtattctatcactttgatatgagagaaactgaggtgcacatatataaaggaacaaaggacagcaggagagcacttccaatcttagggtttttataactgggatttagaaagtattatttacaataggatcctttttgatgcttctatttagagagtttgtcctctttaggataaatgtaaaaaggtttgtacactgtgtatataaaattTATTTGCGTGTAAATATTTGGGTTTTGTGATACTTCATTTCAATAAAAAACCTTTTTCCACTTTCCAATCATGTTAAAGGTTTCTTCcattgtgaatcatttcatgagttttcagaaatttcatttgtttaaaactttttccacactctgtacatgtgaaaagcttttctcctgtgtgaatcctttcatgagttttcagactatccattcgtgtaaaactgtttccacactctgtacatgtgaaaggcttttctccggtgtgaatcctttcatgatttttcagatcactcttttgtgtaaaactttttccacactctgtacatgtgaacggctttactcctgtgtgactcctttcatgagttttcagattatctattcgtgtaaaactttttccacactctgtacatgtgaacggcttttcccctgtgtgaaatctttcatgatatttcagattactcttttgtgtaaaactttttccacactctgtacatgtgaacggcttttctcctgtgtgaatcctttcatgatttttcagatcactcttaaCTGTAAaagatttcccacactctgtacatgggaaaggtttttctcctgtgtgaatcttttcatgagttttcagattactcttttgtgtaaaactttttccacactctgtacatgtgcaaGGCTTTTCTCCGGTGTGaatccttttatgatttttcagatcactctggtgtgtaaaactttttccacactctgaacatgtgaacggcttttctcctgtgtgaattctttcatgacttttcagatacctcttttgtgtaaaactttttccacactctgtacatgtgaaagttttttctcctgtgtgaatccttttatgACTTTTCAGATGAtcaatttgtgtaaaacatttgccgcactgcGTACATATGTTTggcttctcacctgtgtgaattttgtggtgttctagaaGACGAGACTTCAATCTAAAGTTTTTttcacattctgtagatttgaaaggtttTTCCTTTTTATGAATCATTTGGTTAGattgtagacttttcccttctttaaactGTTTTGagtactcagtaaatgtgtgtggtttatcttctgggataatcatttcactagataaggcataaatgtcctctagtttgatgactaaattactctctgtacataatgattgctgcccagttccttccAATTCatcatcttctttaaatatctgcagtgatttccccaatgtttgtgaatagtcattggtgtctaagattTTTGGAGTTTgaggtatcattctgatgcttcttttagtgaaggata
This region includes:
- the LOC128659880 gene encoding gastrula zinc finger protein XlCGF26.1-like, which gives rise to MNSYVLDKHVNSSYLSFTKRSIRMIPQTPKILDTNDYSQTLGKSLQIFKEDDELEGTGQQSLCTESNLVIKLEDIYALSSEMIIPEDKPHTFTEYSKQFKEGKSLQSNQMIHKKEKPFKSTECEKNFRLKSRLLEHHKIHTGEKPNICTQCGKCFTQIDHLKSHKRIHTGEKTFTCTECGKSFTQKRYLKSHERIHTGEKPFTCSECGKSFTHQSDLKNHKRIHTGEKPCTCTECGKSFTQKSNLKTHEKIHTGEKPFPCTECGKSFTVKSDLKNHERIHTGEKPFTCTECGKSFTQKSNLKYHERFHTGEKPFTCTECGKSFTRIDNLKTHERSHTGVKPFTCTECGKSFTQKSDLKNHERIHTGEKPFTCTECGNSFTRMDSLKTHERIHTGEKLFTCTECGKSFKQMKFLKTHEMIHNGRNL